From the genome of Clostridiisalibacter paucivorans DSM 22131:
ATACGTTTTGAAGCACAGTATTTATCTAAAATAGCCCTGCACTCTTCATCATTAGGTATCTGGCTATTTTTATAATATTCTAATAATTTTTTATAATCCTTGGGTGTATCCATATCTAAAAGTACACCTTGATCAACTACTTTTACATCTTGGGCATCCCTTTCATAATTGCGTAATAGATTTTTAAGCCCACCATCTTCCTTATTATCAATGATCTTTTTTATGTAATCAGATGAAATCAAAGGAGGGTGACCCCTCATTCCATTAAAATTTGGATAAATTATCCCCTTTTCGCTCTGCTCAAAGGCTCCTTTGATCTCATTTATTGTTGAATATTTAATTATAGGTATATCGACTGGTAATACAAAGAAACTATATATCTCTTTATCTAAATACTTTACTCCTTCAACAACAGAAGAATACATACCTTTAGAATAGTGTCTATTATAGATAAATTTGACCTTCAATCCTTTATAGGTATCTTTTATTTTTTCGGCATTATGGCCTATAACCACAATAATGTCTTCTACTTTGGCTTTATAAAAGCTATCTACTATATATTCTAAAGCTGTTCTATCACCAATCTTTAACAGTGGCTTAAAATCCTTCATCCTTGATGAATACCCTGCCGATAAGATTATTGCTGCTATCTTTCCTTTACTGTCCAAATATACCCCTTCTTTCTTTGAGTAAGTTAAGACCTTAGCAATAACTGATTACACTAGAAAATTTATCATTCTCAACACATCAAAATAATTGTCTGATTTGTATCTTATTACATGGGAAGATAATTGCTCTGCTCCAGGATAAAATGAAGATTTGTATGCCCTTGCATGTTCTTTATATGATATCTCTACTTCAAAGTCCTTTGGTAATTCCAATATACAAGATTTCATATCTCCTTTTAATGCCTTTTCTGCTTCATCTTTTATAATCTCCACTGCTAATTCAGGATGTATACTTATAGTAGAGTTTCCTATACCTTCTTTTACAGCCACTGTAGTTATATCCTCATTTATTCCCTTTATATCATCACACAATCCCTTATCTCCTGTTACCATAACCACTGGTACTCCCATAAGGGATGCTGCATATCCATGAAGTAAAAACTCACTGGCATATTCCCCATTTATTTTAAGATAATTTATCCCTGAGGCTGTCATAGTATGGGCCAATGGATTTTTATTGGAACCAGATGGTGAATGGTATCCCACAAATATGGCTGCATCAAAGGATTCATCCAACCCCTGTACCATTGAAAATGGATGACCACTCCATGCCCTAACAATCTTAACCTCTTTAGGCAACTCATTAAATACTATATTTCTCCCTGTTTCATGGGCATCCTTGACTAAGATTTCTCTAAAACCCATTCTCAATGCGCCTTTACACACTGCATTCACTTCATCTGTCATTTGTTGTGCAAAAAAACCATAGTCTCCATTGGATTTTTCTGTTTCACTCCAACTGGTTGAGCCTGTGACGCCTTCAATATCAGCACTTATAAATAATTTCATATAAATCCCTCCATTTTTTAGTTCTTAGCTCTTAGTTCTTAGGAAAAGCTTAGAAATCCTTTGGATTTATTCTTTACCTATTATTTGTTCTACTTATTTATTTCTACAATATCTATATTTTTCCTCTATTTATTATTCGTAGTCAACTGCTACCAAAACAAATAACACTAATCTCCTTACCACAATTTCTATAAATACATTGCGCTAATAATCTATTTCAATATAAATTTTAACAATAGTCCACCTGCTATTGCTAAACTAAAACTAGTAAATGTCCCAATCAAATAATATTCTGCAAAATCTTTATTATTAAGCTTACTGAATCTAGCCAAGGATTTAGTTGTAATAACTGCTGCAATCCCTGTTATAGACCCTTCAATATATATGGTAAGTATTAGAGCTCTCTCCATTATCCCAATATATTTTCCTATATTTACTTGCTTTTCTATTTGACTAATTTCATCTTCAAACATCTTTTCAGTATAATTAGGTATCTTTTTATAAAGAAAATCAAGAAATTTAGGTACAAATACAGCTCCCCCAAAACAAATATATGCATATATGATTGCATATATAATCTGTTTTTCTGTGAATAATTTGAAATTGGCATCTATAAAAGTATTTGAATTATTAATGACTTCTACTACATTTTGTTTGAAAGGAAATAATTTCTCTATTATTACTAATAATTTTATTATTGATCTTTCTGTAGTAAAATCAAAGGATTTCCAAATAAATATTATTGATATTATGTGTACAATCTGGTCAGTCAAAAAAAGGACTAAAGACCTCCCCATCCTCTTTTCATATTCAATGGTATTTTTTCCATCACATGTTAATCTAGCTTTGTAATAATCAACTATTACATGTACTAAAGTTATAATTGTAGCATATATAATTGTAGTAAAAAAATTATACTCTATTAGTAAAATCAATATGGCTACAAATGTTGATAATCCATGATATAAAAAACCCTTTAATATCATAGCGTCTTTTTCTTTTATCATTTTAGTAGTTTGAAATACAAAATCTGATAATATATGAGCAAAAATACTAAGTAATAGTACTCTCAATCTCTGTCCCCCCAGAGTTATATAGGTAGCTCAGGCCCCTATCTTTAATAGTCAAAACCCTTAATTTTCATTTTTCAGCATTATAACCCTGATTTTTCATTTTACATAAATTCTTTTTTTAGTAACAATGATATATTCTTTTCACAATAATCTATTGTGTTCCAATTAGATCTTTGAATGCGTTCATGGGTACTCTGATAAGTAATATTTAATAGCTTTCCAACCTTTTTAAGATTTTTATTTTTATAATAAAGCTGAATCGCTTCCCATTGTTTTATTGACCAATTGTCCATTATTTTATCAATCAAACTATATATAGTATTCAAATAAATATTCATGTTTTCATCTTCAGTAATAAATCTGGTCAAAGGCTTATCTTCATCTTTTATTTCCTCTAAAATATCCCTCACTTTATTAAATAGTGGACCATTTTTATCCCAAGAATTTTCGGTCTTCTCTACATTTTTTATCTCTCCGATGCCCACTGCTATTCTAAGGGCAAAGGGATGACATCTATATCTTAAATGTCTAAGTACCATTGGAATACAATAGACTTCATTACATATAGCTTGAATCTCATCTCCCCTTGAAATCTTAAATGGTGTTAAAAGACAATCTGAATCCATTTCTTTTATTCTATTATAAAATCTATTATCAAAATCTTCATAGTCCCTTGAACCTATTACATCAGCTGTTATAACTGCATAATTAGTAATCATAATCACTCCTTTACATATAAATTACTTTTTATTCGCCATTGATATTATATCATATTTTGTAAATATTTTACTTAAATAATATATGTGTTATCTACCAATATATTTACTATAAAATAAGCCATCTAGGATATAAACTGATTTTATATCTACCAGATGACTTATTAATATACCTATTATTTATTTCATTTTTTATGTGTTATATATTATATCAACCGCATTTAGAATATCCACAGCTTCTACATATCATACATCCACCTTCATGTTCTACTTTATTACCACATTCAGGGCATATACTGACATCTTCCACTATTTCATCACAATCTTCTGCATCACAACTACTGCATCCATTCCCATGGGGGATTTGCACCTCTTCTTCTACTTCTCTTATTATATCAGTAACAGCAGTATCCTCTATCTCTACTTTAGTATTTACTGCCCTTTCCAATGCCTTACCTATAGCATCAGGACATGACAACACTTTTATATCCTTATTATTTGCCTTTTGTCTTAATGTAGAATGACATCTAATACCTTTTAACTGTTCTATAATATATTTGATATCTATTCCTGCCCTTAAAGCTATGGATATAAGCCTACTGGTGGCCTCACTTTGACTTGGACATCCACCTGCTCTTCCTAAATTAGTAAATACTTCACAAACATCATTTTCATCATGATTTACTGTTATATATAAATTCCCACAACCAATCCTTACCTTTTCAGTAATCCCTGTAGTCATTTCTGGTCTAGTCCTTGGCTTTATTTTCTTATTGATTCTTTCATCACTAGTTACTACCTTTTCTTCTTTAGAAGTTGTGCTCAACACTTGATTTTCCCTACTGCCATCTCTATATATGGTTACTCCCTTACATCCAAGTTTATATGCCAACATATAGGTTTCCATTACATCTTCCCTTGTGGCTTCCTTTTTAAAGTTTACTGTCTTAGATACTGCATTATCTACATGTTCTTGGAATGATGCCTGCATCTTTATATGCCACTCTGGTAATATATCATGGGAAGTTACAAATATATTTTTAATATCTTCAGGAATTCCATCTATATGGGCTATACTTCCTTCTTTAGCTATGTTCTCCATGAGCTCCTTTGAGTAAATACCCCTTTGCCTTGTTAACTCTTCAAAATAACCATGTACCTCTAATAATTTATCATTGTCCATTACATTTCTTACATATGATATTGCAAATAAAGGTTCTACTCCACTACTAACACCTGCTATTATACTTATAGTACCTGTTGGAGCTATTGTAGTTCTTGTAGCATTTCTAACTTTAATTCCTTTATCTTTATATATACTATCTTTAAATGCTGGAAACACGCCTCTTTTTTGAGCAAGTTCTATGGATTTTTCCATCGCCCTCTCATCAATAAATTTCATTAATTTATGACCAAAGTCTACACCTTCATCGGAGTCATATTTTAGACCTAAATAAAATAACATATCGGCAAATCCCATTACTCCTAGTCCTATTTTTCTTGTGGATTTGGTCATATCCTCTATCTGTTTAAGGGGATATTTATTCACATCTATAACATTATCCAAGAAATGTACTGCTGTATCCACCACACTGCCTAATTTATCATAATCTACTTGATATTTACCATTTTCTTCTTTCAACATCTTGACCAAATTTATTGAACCAAGATTACACGATTCATAAGGTAATAAAGGTT
Proteins encoded in this window:
- a CDS encoding DVU_1551 family NTP transferase, translated to MDSKGKIAAIILSAGYSSRMKDFKPLLKIGDRTALEYIVDSFYKAKVEDIIVVIGHNAEKIKDTYKGLKVKFIYNRHYSKGMYSSVVEGVKYLDKEIYSFFVLPVDIPIIKYSTINEIKGAFEQSEKGIIYPNFNGMRGHPPLISSDYIKKIIDNKEDGGLKNLLRNYERDAQDVKVVDQGVLLDMDTPKDYKKLLEYYKNSQIPNDEECRAILDKYCASKRIIGHCEKVKDLSVELAKSLIDRGCKLNIRLIEASALLHDVERDKSRHAYRGWELLNKLGYPNVAEIIKEHMDIRVEENGISEKEIVYLTDKMVMDNRVVSIEERFQRSLNKFKKDKQIMEMIKQRKINAEKIKEKIHRFGEDIYENK
- a CDS encoding M55 family metallopeptidase, with translation MKLFISADIEGVTGSTSWSETEKSNGDYGFFAQQMTDEVNAVCKGALRMGFREILVKDAHETGRNIVFNELPKEVKIVRAWSGHPFSMVQGLDESFDAAIFVGYHSPSGSNKNPLAHTMTASGINYLKINGEYASEFLLHGYAASLMGVPVVMVTGDKGLCDDIKGINEDITTVAVKEGIGNSTISIHPELAVEIIKDEAEKALKGDMKSCILELPKDFEVEISYKEHARAYKSSFYPGAEQLSSHVIRYKSDNYFDVLRMINFLV
- a CDS encoding DUF3307 domain-containing protein encodes the protein MRVLLLSIFAHILSDFVFQTTKMIKEKDAMILKGFLYHGLSTFVAILILLIEYNFFTTIIYATIITLVHVIVDYYKARLTCDGKNTIEYEKRMGRSLVLFLTDQIVHIISIIFIWKSFDFTTERSIIKLLVIIEKLFPFKQNVVEVINNSNTFIDANFKLFTEKQIIYAIIYAYICFGGAVFVPKFLDFLYKKIPNYTEKMFEDEISQIEKQVNIGKYIGIMERALILTIYIEGSITGIAAVITTKSLARFSKLNNKDFAEYYLIGTFTSFSLAIAGGLLLKFILK
- a CDS encoding SatD family protein; this translates as MITNYAVITADVIGSRDYEDFDNRFYNRIKEMDSDCLLTPFKISRGDEIQAICNEVYCIPMVLRHLRYRCHPFALRIAVGIGEIKNVEKTENSWDKNGPLFNKVRDILEEIKDEDKPLTRFITEDENMNIYLNTIYSLIDKIMDNWSIKQWEAIQLYYKNKNLKKVGKLLNITYQSTHERIQRSNWNTIDYCEKNISLLLKKEFM
- a CDS encoding vitamin B12-dependent ribonucleotide reductase, coding for MDDTICCASKRIDALNIDYGGFVMEINENALKVLERRYLAKNLSGEVIETPEDMVKRVAKHVAQADRFYDEKANIAKTEKEFYNVIDKLEFLPNSPTLMNAGRDLGQLSACFVLPVEDSMEGIFDAIKNAALIHKSGGGTGFSFSRLRHKGSTVKSTGGVASGPISFMKVFNSATEAVKQGGTRRGANMGILRIDHPDIMNFISCKEDTAEITNFNISVGMTEEFMNSVEKEEDYELVDPHTKEVKGKLNAKEVFDYIVDMAWNNGEPGIIFLDRLNNDNPTPGLGEIESTNPCGEQPLLPYESCNLGSINLVKMLKEENGKYQVDYDKLGSVVDTAVHFLDNVIDVNKYPLKQIEDMTKSTRKIGLGVMGFADMLFYLGLKYDSDEGVDFGHKLMKFIDERAMEKSIELAQKRGVFPAFKDSIYKDKGIKVRNATRTTIAPTGTISIIAGVSSGVEPLFAISYVRNVMDNDKLLEVHGYFEELTRQRGIYSKELMENIAKEGSIAHIDGIPEDIKNIFVTSHDILPEWHIKMQASFQEHVDNAVSKTVNFKKEATREDVMETYMLAYKLGCKGVTIYRDGSRENQVLSTTSKEEKVVTSDERINKKIKPRTRPEMTTGITEKVRIGCGNLYITVNHDENDVCEVFTNLGRAGGCPSQSEATSRLISIALRAGIDIKYIIEQLKGIRCHSTLRQKANNKDIKVLSCPDAIGKALERAVNTKVEIEDTAVTDIIREVEEEVQIPHGNGCSSCDAEDCDEIVEDVSICPECGNKVEHEGGCMICRSCGYSKCG